The following proteins are encoded in a genomic region of Ornithodoros turicata isolate Travis chromosome 6, ASM3712646v1, whole genome shotgun sequence:
- the LOC135399091 gene encoding uncharacterized protein LOC135399091: protein MPESAAVSQTPSNVGESVAHEQDASKKEHVSQGGSVVPEDSVHITPPRHVPLYYTWCVCCSCFALFIVPVSFTGLAIVNRGKNFSTLPPGVGDGDIPEGEEECTDYGAVDALYMGRTIQHKGTVFCVYNAETYRAKPPGVHYVPMMIPGAYCDHLLYYSATFDGNSGELKSRFLETDFHCGGYESLIKVKERFINLKTHLVVGGAQSRFENLTLAALPLFAKSVQRWLDRYHLDGVFIDWGFPDAGADTTRLFKRLRVILGTEKQIGVILPEEDQYLNEYNVTELVPIVDWMFATTHEYFPRPGYNRTSCPSPLRGNTGTIEGRMQHYFGLLGNYLSEKNFCFSISFRAVLNVLDPPNQRDPQSFIERNETVENMPVPYTTTCTYEPTSKKNTIAMCAYTFPDSTTYLGFETVWSIEEKMKSIIGMLAGQMNIREEDGSYCVAVWRIDMDDITGTCKGLKYPLLDMVVNTLPKAKRQYLYVF, encoded by the exons ATGCCCGAAAGTGCTGCAGTCAGTCAAACCCCGTCCAACGTCGGAGAGTCGGTGGCGCATGAACAGGACGCTTCCAAGAAGGAGCACGTCAGCCAG GGTGGATCCGTGGTTCCTGAAGACAGCGTCCACATCACGCCGCCCCGCCACGTCCCTCTTTATTACACGTGGTGTGTGTGCTGCTCCTGCTTCGCCCTTTTCATCGTTCCCGTGAGTTTCACAGGCCTGGCCATCGTCAATAGAGGGAAAAACTTCAGCACCCTTCCACCAGGCGTCGGGGACGGCGACATCCCTGAAGGCGAGGAGGAATGCACTGATTACGGTGCTGTGGACGCTCTATACATGGGCAGAACCATTCAGCACAAAGGCACA GTCTTCTGCGTATACAACGCCGAGACTTACAGGGCCAAACCCCCAGGCGTCCATTACGTGCCGATGATGATTCCCGGCGCCTATTGCGACCACTTGCTCTATTATTCCGCGACGTTCGATGGGAACTCGGGAGAATTGAAGAGCCGCTTCCTGGAGACTGATTTCCACTGCGGGGGCTACGAGTCCCTGATCAAGGTCAAGGAACGCTTCATCAATCTTAAAACTCATCTCGTCGTGGGAGGTGCGCAGTCTCGGTTTGAAAACCTCACTCTGGCTGCGTTGCCCTTGTTCGCTAAGAGCGTCCAACGCTGGCTGGACCGCTACCATCTAGACGGTGTTTTCATTGACTGGGGGTTCCCGGACGCCGGCGCAGATACCACCCGACTCTTCAAAAG GCTCCGCGTCATATTGGGCACAGAAAAGCAGATTGGAGTCATTCTTCCCGAAGAGGATCAGTACCTAAATGAGTACAACGTTACAGAACTCGTGCCCATCGTCGACTGGATGTTTGCCACGACGCACGAGTATTTTCCCCGGCCAGGCTACAACCGGACGTCGTGCCCGAGCCCTCTGCGGGGCAACACCGGCACCATTGAAGGCAGAATGCAGCACTATTTCGGCCTTCTCGGAAACTACCTCAGCGAGAAGAACTTCTGCTTCTCAATATCGTTTCGCGCAGTGTTGAACGTTCTCGACCCGCCCAACCAGCGCGACCCGCAGAGTTTCATCGAGCGCAACGAGACGGTGGAAAACATGCCCGTGCCTTACACGACCACTTGCACGTACGAGCCAACGTCGAAGAAGAACACCATCGCCATGTGCGCCTACACATTTCCCGACAGTACCACATATCTGGGGTTCGAAACTGTGTGGTCTATTGAGGAGAAGATGAAGAGCATCATTGGTATGTTGGCGGGGCAGATGAACATCAGGGAGGAAGACGGCTCGTATTGCGTCGCGGTGTGGAGGATCGACATGGACGATATCACGGGGACCTGTAAGGGACTCAAGTATCCGTTGCTGGACATGGTTGTAAACACCTTGCCCAAGGCGAAGAGACAATATCTCTACGTGTTTTAG